GGGACACTCCTTGAAGCGGAAACGGTAGTCGCATTGCCAGGCACGCGCGCCCTCCCCCTCCACGGGCTCCAGCAGCCCCTGGCAACGGCGCCCATAATGCTCAATCACCCCGCCGTCGCTGTCGGTTTTGCCCCAGAAGATGTTGGCAAAACCACAGCCCGGGCAGAACACCTGCACCGGCTCACTGTCTGGATTCGGTTTCGGCTCCCCAACCTCCGGATGATGCAGATTCACGTGGTTGCCGGCGTAATCCATCACCAGGCAGTCCTTTTTGCCGTCGTCCAGGCGAAGACCACGGCCCACCATCTGCTGATACAGGCTCACCGACTGGGTAGGCCGAAGAATGGCGATCAGGTCCACATGGGGTGCATCAAAGCCGGTGGTGAGCACTGACACATTCACCAGGTACTTTAACTGCCGCTGTTTGAAGCGCTGTATCAGCAGGTCCCGATCTTTCTGGTCGGTGGCGCCGGTCACCAGGGCGGTCTGGTTCTCCGGGAAGTAGCCGGTGATCTCCCGCGCATGCTCCACCGTTGCCGCGAATACCATCACCCCCTGACGTTCAGCGGCCAGCTCCACCACCTGATCAATAATGGCGCGGGTCACCCGCTTGTGTTTGCTCAGCAGCTGGTTGACGTCTTTCTCGGCGTATTCACCAAAGCGGTTCTGAGCCAGCGACGAGAAATCGTATTGCGCCACCGCGGCGTTCACCAACTCCGGCCGGGTGAGATAGCCACGATTGATCATATAGCTCAACGGCAGTTCGTAGATGCAGTGCTGGAAGGGCTTGTCCTCTTCACTACGAACAAAGCCCCGGTAGTGATAGCGATAGATCCAGCCCATGGCCAGGCGATAGGGCGTCGCAGTCAGCCCGAGCACTTTGAGGGAGTCGTTCTGCTGTTTTAACAGGTCAATGATTTGTTGATATTGACTGGTTTCCTCACCGCTGACCCGGTGGCACTCGTCGATGATCACCAACGAGTATTCATCCCGGAACTGATCCAGGTTCGCCGCTACCGACTGCACACTGGCAAAGGTGACCTGATGATGACTTTCCTTGCGCTTAAGCCCGGCGGAGAAGATGCCACCGGCTAACCCATAGCTCTCGTATTTGGCGTGGTTCTGCTCCACCAGCTCTTTGACGTGTGTGAGCACCAGGATCTTACGCCGGGCAAGGCGGGCCAACTCCGCAATCACCAGGCTCTTACCAGCGCCGGTTGGCAGCACGATGACGGCAGATTCGTCCGATTTGCGGAAATGATTCAGCGTGGCATCGACAGCTTCCTGCTGGTAGGGGCGGAGCGTGAAAGGAACTTTGTTTTTGATGGGCGTAGAGTCCTGTGTAGCCGTTCACCGAACACCATTATAGCCAGCAGCGGCACTGAGCTGCACCAGCCCTCGGGGCCCGCTCGGCGCCACAGGCTACTCTCCCGCGGAATATTGACTTCCGACAAGGCAATATGGAAACTCGTAAGGATGTCGTCCAAACGTCGCTACCTGATTTTTATGCTCATCCTATGGCTGCCCTTGCAGGGGCTGGCTGCTGGGCTATTACATTGCGACACTCCCCCGGCGCAGGCTGCTGCAGACGAACATTCTTCCCCACATCAACACCATGCTCCTGTCTCGGCCGAAGTAGACCATGAGCATCACAGCAGTGCGTCAGACGACACCAGCCATCAGCATGGCAGCCATAAATACTCAGACTTGCAACACGCCGAACCTTGCCAGCAGTGTTGCCAGGTTTGCACAACGTTGATTCCCTCCCACGCTCTCACAGCCAGCCCCGCTCTGGCCACGCCGGTTATCTGGCACATAGAGAGTGCTGACAGTTTTATCTCCGACCCGCTGTTCCACCCACCGCAAAGCCTCAGTTAACCACGAGACCTGAACCTGCTGGAGCATTAATCGCTGCGGCATGACCCTTGGTGACTTTGAGGCAATACAACCATGAAAAACCTGATTGGCGGGGCTATAGCCGTCCTGTTTCTGCAGGGCTGCGCCACGATGGCGCCCCCTGATTATTCGAAGCTGGAGGCCGATCTCGACCCCCTTTTGCAGTCCCCCGCACGGGGCCAGATTCACCAGACTCTGGAACTGTCGGAGCAGGAGCGGTTTGAGCGAGTTGATGATCTCTTGTTCGAACCACTCACACCCGGAAACGCGCAGCACCTGGCGCTGGTCAACAGCCCACACATTCGCGCTCACCTGCACCGCTTAGGCATTGTTGAAGCCGAACAGTTGCAGGCACAAATGCTGAGCAACCCCACCCTCGCTGTGTCGGCGATGCGTCCGGATGGCGGTGGTCGCTGGGAGTTGGGACTGGGCCTGAGCCAAAGTCTGTTGGATTTGATGACCCATTCTTTACGAAAGACACTGGCGGAAGAAGCGCTAACCAGCGCCCGGCTTGAACTGCTGGACACCCTGAATCAAGAGTTGTACCAGGTGCAGCAGGATTACTTTCATGCCGTAGGCGCCAGTCACCGTGAAGCTGTCGCCCAGCTGGCCCTGAACGCGGCGGAAACTGCCGTGTTGCTGGCTGAACGCCTGCACGAGGCCGGCAACCTGAAAGAGCTGAGCTTACTGCATCATCGTGACCAGCAGTTGCAGCGCCAGCGTGCCCTGCGCCGCGCCCAGGCCGACGCCCAGCAAGCGCAAACCACACTGGCGCTGCGACTGGGCCTTGAACACCCGGCCATGATGGAGTTGCCGGTCACGCTGCCACAACTGCCAAACGATGAACAGATAGACGTTGCCGACCTGACAGACCGCGCCCTGACACAGCGCCTGGATCTGCGCATCGCACGGCAAGTGCAGGCCGTTGCCGAGCATCGCCAGGCGTTCTATGCGCGCCAGGGCGGGATCACCCAATGGGACATCGGTATCGATGTCGAGCGGGACTCTGACGGCGGTTACAGTGCCGGCCCCTCGATGTCGATTGGCCTGCCCCTGTTCGACCGCAACCAGGCTCGGCGGGCCGGAGCTGGCGCTCAGCTATCGCGCGCCGACGCCCTGGTGAATGCCAGGGAGCTTGAGCTGCGCACGCAACTCCCGGATTTGGCTAACCGGTTAAGGCTGACTCGAACCAACGTTGAGCAACTGGAGCAACAGGTGATCCCGCAATGGCAGCGGCAAGTGGATCTGAGCCTGCGTGAATACAACTTTATGTTGATGGGCGCCTTTGACCTACTCAATGCCAGGGCGCGGGAATTCGATGCCTGGCGCGAGCACGCTGAAACCCTTGAACAGTATTGGATTCAGCGCATACATCTGGCGATGATCAGCGCCACGCCCTTAGACGCCGCTCTGCCTGACGCGGTACAACTGCCCTCCGTCCATGCCGGCGGCCAGGGTCACGACCACCACAATCACTGAGGCAGCCACCATGGTTAATCGTCGTCATTTTATACTGGGCAGTGCTGCGGGTCTGGTCGCCGGTGCCCTGCCAGCACAAGCGTTCGCCGCTGGTAATCGCCACGAAACAACCCACACACCGCTCACCGCCCCGGGCCAGACTGATCAGGGCTATCGCCCGGTGATCACACCCAACGGCCGAACCCTGGGCTATCGCCTGCGCGATGGCGTCAAAGAGTTCCACCTGATCGCCGAAGAAATAGAACACGCCTTCGGCGACGGCACCACCATCAAAGCCTGGGGTTACAACGGCAGTACCCCGGGGCCCACCCTTGAGGCGGTAGAGGGTGACCGGGTAAGAATCTACGTGACCAACCGCCTGAAAGAACCCACCAGCGTGCACTGGCACGGCCTGATACTACCCAACGGCATGGATGGCGTGGCCGGTCTGACCCAGCCCTCCATCCCGCCCGGCAAAACCTTTGTGTATGAGTTTCCGCTGGTGCAACACGGCACCCACATGTACCACCCTCATGCAGATGAAATGGTGCAGATGGCCATGGGCATGATGGGGATGTTCATCATTCATCCCCGCGAGCCAGAAGCCAACCCGGTAGACCGGGACTACGCCATCATGCTGCATAACTGGGCCGTTCATCCGGGCACCTACCGCCCCGACCCATCCATCATGCAAGACTTTGATCTGTGGACCATGAACAGCAAGGTCTTTCCATTTATCGATTCACTGGTGGCACAAACGGGTGAAAGAGTGCGTATTCGCATGGGCAATCTATCCATGTGGAACCACCCCATGCACGTTCACGGCGTCAAGTTCTGGGTCACCGGTGGCGACGGCGGGCGTTGGCCCCAGGCGCAATGGCGCACCGAAGCGACCGAGATTGTCGGCGTCGGCCAGGCCCGAGACATCGAGTTTATTGCCAAACCCGGCGACTGGGCATTCCACTGCCATATGGCCCACCACACCATGAACGCGATGGGGCACGATATCCCCAACACCCTGGGCGTGAATCAGAACGAGGTCGAGCAGCGCATTCAGGCGCTGGTGCCAGGTTACATGGCGATGGGTGAACACGGCATGGGCGAACACCAGACGCATGTCGATGCCGGCCATATGCCCGGCCCTGAGAACACCCTGGCCATGATGATGGGCAAAGGCCAGTTCGGAAATATGGAAATGGGCGGGATGTTTACCGTCATCAAAGTTCGCGATCAACTCGACGGAGACCCCGGCTGGTATCAGCACCCAGCGGGCACCGTTGCCCACGAGACCGATCGTGTTCCCAATGATCTACCAAAATAGCTTCAAACACCGGAGAAAGACCAATGACAAAACACCTGCTTCTGCCCCTGCTAATGATGTTTGTCACCCTCACCAGCGCCAGCCTGGTCAACGCCCACACGGATGTGGTGTATTCGTCACCCGCAAGCGACGAGCATGTGCAAACGTCCCCGGAACACCTGGAACTCCGTTTCGGCGACACCGTAAGACTGATGCGCGTAAACCTGACCGACGGTGCCGGCGAGCGGGTACGAGTGGATTTCCGGCCCAGCCGCGAATCCAAAACCGATTACCGGATTGACCTGCCAACACTTCAAGAAGGGCACTACGAAGTGGAATGGCGCGCCATGGCCGACGACGGCCACACCATGACCGGCGGCTTCAGCTTTCACTTGGGAGAGAGCGCTGAGGCCCATGAGAGTCACCAAGACTCAGCCTCCGGCCAGGATGCACATGAGGGTCACCACTGACCGCCATGGACATCTGGACCCTTCTAACCATCGCCACCAAGGTGCTGATCTATCTCAGCACCGCAGGGGTGATTGGCGGCCTGTTCTGCCTGTGGTTGCTTAAACCTCACGGCATAGAGCAGTCGATGCATAGCTACATTCTTGCGGCAGGAGTGCTGGGGCTGTCAGCTACTGCCGCCAGTTTTCCGGTGCACACAGGGGCAGCATTTGGAGGCGGCATCGCCGGTGCCTTCGACCCGGACATCGCGAACATTATCTGGGAAACCAATGTAGGAGACACCACACGAGCACACCTGCTGGGATTTACGCTCACCCTGGCAGGCCTATGGGTGGCAGTCTGGGGAGGCCGGCGCCTCGGCTACGCTCTGGTAATTGCAGGCGCCGTCAGCCTACTGTTTGCCTTTACGCAAACCGGACATTTACATAACGACAGCCGTGGCGCCGCATTACTAGTCATTCACCTATCGGGGATCTCCCTGTGGCTAGGGTCCCTCTATCCACTGTGGCGGGTTAGCAACGGTCATCAGGTCGCTCAACTGCAGGCCAGTATGCAGCGCTTTGGCCAGACGGCCGTGGCCTTTGTTGGCGCACTGGTGATCTGTGGGGTACTCATGATTCTGCTGCTGGTTCAGCCACTCTCGGGGCTGGTCAACAGCGCCTACGGCTGGCTGTTGCTGATCAAACTATTCTTGGTCTCGTTGCTGCTCGCACTCGGCGCCCTCAACAAGTTCTATCTGGTACCCCGGCTGGCACGGGCGGGATATACGCGGCGGCTTCGCCTGTCTATCACCGCAGAAATGACGCTTGGTATGGCGATCTTAGTTCTGACCGCGGTGCTGACGACGGTGGCGGGGCCAGACTAGCCGGAGCAACCAGCCCAAAGCGCCCAATCAAACCGACCCATGGCCAGAACATGTTTTTATGATACCGTTCCGGGAAAAGGAGAGCCCAACTGATGACCATCCACCTGCCCTTTTCCCAAGCCTGCGAAAACAACAAAGGCCCCATACTGGAAAGACTGCGCGAGGTCTTCAATGCACCGGGCACCGTGCTGGAAATAGGCACCGGCACCGGCCAGCACGCCGTGCATTTCGCAGCAGCCCTGCCCCACATACAGTGGCAGCCAACGGACCACCCCGCGGCCGCGCACCTGGCGATTGGCCGGCTCGAACAGGCTGCGCTGCCAAATATTCTCCCCATGCGAAAGCTGGACGTGGGCAACACCCCTTGGCCCACACTGGATTTCCGATGGGCGTTCTCTGCCAACACCGCCCACATCATGGCCTGGACAGAAGTGGAACAAATGTTCCAGGGCATCGGCGCAAGCCTGCCTGATGACGGCGCGTTTTGCCTGTATGGGCCGTTCAGGCACCAGGGCGAGTTCACCAGTGAAAGCAATCGGGCGTTTGATCAGTCACTCAGATCTCAGGCGCAACACATGGGCATCCGCGATATCGAGGATCTATCTGCGCTGGCCAAGGCGGTGGGGTTGGTACTGCAGGACGATTATGCAATGCCGGCGAACAACGAGATGCTGGTGTTTGTTCCTGTGCATTCGACCGGTACAAGACCGACAGACTGAGGATCAGGGGCTGTATCCGCGAATATGGGTTGTCGCGCGCCTAGTGGCTTGCCTTACTCACGACTTTCGGTGTTGCCGATTTACCGCGTTTACCAGCGAGAATACGATCTGCATCTAGTGAAGCAATCGGCACCCGGGTATCCCTCGGCACGTCACCACTCAGTTGCAATTCCAGATACCGCAACGCACAAACCCGCAGGAAGGATGTGAAATTGCCGAGATCATGGCCCGCATCAATGGACTCGTGGTAAAGCCGGGTGATCATCTGCGGCAGATTCATGCCATCGCGCTCAGCCAGCTCCGACAGCACCTGCCAAAAGGCGTTTTCCATCCGCACACTGGTGACCATGCCGTCAATTCGCAGGGAGTGGGTGCGGCTAACCCAAAGCTCCGAATTGGCGTTGATAAAGAGCTTGCACATAACGGCCTCCCCGAATGTGGTGATGGCGCTTGACGGTACTGAGGGGCCGGCGCCCTGGCCCCTGCTGCGTTACTGATCCAGCAACTTGAAGAACTGCGCAAGCCAGGCCGGATGGGCAGGCCACGCAGGTGCTGTTACCAGATTAGCATCGGTGACCGCCTGATCAACCTCGATACTGGCGAAGGTGCCACCTGCGAGCTCAACCTCTGGTTGGCAGGCCGGATAGGCAGAGCATTTACGGCCCTCCAGAACCCCTGCTGCGGCCAGCAACTGAGCACCGTGGCAGATCGCCGCCACCGGCTTGTTGGCTTCAAAGAAATGGCGAACCAGCTTCTGCACACCCTGGTTAAGCCGCAGGTACTCCGGAGCACGGCCGCCGGGCACCACCAGCGCGTCGTAATCTGCCGGCTTCAGTCCATCAAAATCCGCATTCAAGGCGAACCGGTGGCCAGGCTTTTCGGTGTAGGTCTG
The window above is part of the Marinobacter sp. THAF197a genome. Proteins encoded here:
- a CDS encoding DEAD/DEAH box helicase; the protein is MKNKVPFTLRPYQQEAVDATLNHFRKSDESAVIVLPTGAGKSLVIAELARLARRKILVLTHVKELVEQNHAKYESYGLAGGIFSAGLKRKESHHQVTFASVQSVAANLDQFRDEYSLVIIDECHRVSGEETSQYQQIIDLLKQQNDSLKVLGLTATPYRLAMGWIYRYHYRGFVRSEEDKPFQHCIYELPLSYMINRGYLTRPELVNAAVAQYDFSSLAQNRFGEYAEKDVNQLLSKHKRVTRAIIDQVVELAAERQGVMVFAATVEHAREITGYFPENQTALVTGATDQKDRDLLIQRFKQRQLKYLVNVSVLTTGFDAPHVDLIAILRPTQSVSLYQQMVGRGLRLDDGKKDCLVMDYAGNHVNLHHPEVGEPKPNPDSEPVQVFCPGCGFANIFWGKTDSDGGVIEHYGRRCQGLLEPVEGEGARAWQCDYRFRFKECPHCGGENDIAARNCGHCHKAIIDPDDQLRDALKLKDAMVIRCAGITLGLGGSKLKMTYHGEDGEELGESFDFSKPAQRHVFNKLFGRRFANGQAPKTFGKAEEVIELQALLPAPDFVIARKQKHYWQVQERIFDYRGQYRKANEV
- a CDS encoding TolC family protein; this encodes MKNLIGGAIAVLFLQGCATMAPPDYSKLEADLDPLLQSPARGQIHQTLELSEQERFERVDDLLFEPLTPGNAQHLALVNSPHIRAHLHRLGIVEAEQLQAQMLSNPTLAVSAMRPDGGGRWELGLGLSQSLLDLMTHSLRKTLAEEALTSARLELLDTLNQELYQVQQDYFHAVGASHREAVAQLALNAAETAVLLAERLHEAGNLKELSLLHHRDQQLQRQRALRRAQADAQQAQTTLALRLGLEHPAMMELPVTLPQLPNDEQIDVADLTDRALTQRLDLRIARQVQAVAEHRQAFYARQGGITQWDIGIDVERDSDGGYSAGPSMSIGLPLFDRNQARRAGAGAQLSRADALVNARELELRTQLPDLANRLRLTRTNVEQLEQQVIPQWQRQVDLSLREYNFMLMGAFDLLNARAREFDAWREHAETLEQYWIQRIHLAMISATPLDAALPDAVQLPSVHAGGQGHDHHNH
- a CDS encoding multicopper oxidase family protein, producing MVNRRHFILGSAAGLVAGALPAQAFAAGNRHETTHTPLTAPGQTDQGYRPVITPNGRTLGYRLRDGVKEFHLIAEEIEHAFGDGTTIKAWGYNGSTPGPTLEAVEGDRVRIYVTNRLKEPTSVHWHGLILPNGMDGVAGLTQPSIPPGKTFVYEFPLVQHGTHMYHPHADEMVQMAMGMMGMFIIHPREPEANPVDRDYAIMLHNWAVHPGTYRPDPSIMQDFDLWTMNSKVFPFIDSLVAQTGERVRIRMGNLSMWNHPMHVHGVKFWVTGGDGGRWPQAQWRTEATEIVGVGQARDIEFIAKPGDWAFHCHMAHHTMNAMGHDIPNTLGVNQNEVEQRIQALVPGYMAMGEHGMGEHQTHVDAGHMPGPENTLAMMMGKGQFGNMEMGGMFTVIKVRDQLDGDPGWYQHPAGTVAHETDRVPNDLPK
- a CDS encoding copper resistance CopC family protein; this encodes MTKHLLLPLLMMFVTLTSASLVNAHTDVVYSSPASDEHVQTSPEHLELRFGDTVRLMRVNLTDGAGERVRVDFRPSRESKTDYRIDLPTLQEGHYEVEWRAMADDGHTMTGGFSFHLGESAEAHESHQDSASGQDAHEGHH
- a CDS encoding copper resistance D family protein, whose product is MDIWTLLTIATKVLIYLSTAGVIGGLFCLWLLKPHGIEQSMHSYILAAGVLGLSATAASFPVHTGAAFGGGIAGAFDPDIANIIWETNVGDTTRAHLLGFTLTLAGLWVAVWGGRRLGYALVIAGAVSLLFAFTQTGHLHNDSRGAALLVIHLSGISLWLGSLYPLWRVSNGHQVAQLQASMQRFGQTAVAFVGALVICGVLMILLLVQPLSGLVNSAYGWLLLIKLFLVSLLLALGALNKFYLVPRLARAGYTRRLRLSITAEMTLGMAILVLTAVLTTVAGPD
- a CDS encoding DUF938 domain-containing protein gives rise to the protein MTIHLPFSQACENNKGPILERLREVFNAPGTVLEIGTGTGQHAVHFAAALPHIQWQPTDHPAAAHLAIGRLEQAALPNILPMRKLDVGNTPWPTLDFRWAFSANTAHIMAWTEVEQMFQGIGASLPDDGAFCLYGPFRHQGEFTSESNRAFDQSLRSQAQHMGIRDIEDLSALAKAVGLVLQDDYAMPANNEMLVFVPVHSTGTRPTD
- a CDS encoding ribbon-helix-helix domain-containing protein, producing MCKLFINANSELWVSRTHSLRIDGMVTSVRMENAFWQVLSELAERDGMNLPQMITRLYHESIDAGHDLGNFTSFLRVCALRYLELQLSGDVPRDTRVPIASLDADRILAGKRGKSATPKVVSKASH
- a CDS encoding DJ-1/PfpI family protein; translation: MSGKKILMITGDFTEDYETMVPFQALQAVGHTVHAVCPDKKAGDTVATAIHDFEGDQTYTEKPGHRFALNADFDGLKPADYDALVVPGGRAPEYLRLNQGVQKLVRHFFEANKPVAAICHGAQLLAAAGVLEGRKCSAYPACQPEVELAGGTFASIEVDQAVTDANLVTAPAWPAHPAWLAQFFKLLDQ